A window of the Lolium perenne isolate Kyuss_39 chromosome 7, Kyuss_2.0, whole genome shotgun sequence genome harbors these coding sequences:
- the LOC127301731 gene encoding protein COFACTOR ASSEMBLY OF COMPLEX C SUBUNIT B CCB1, chloroplastic has product MEACTSTSSVILPLRAAPPRSAAAGAVACYRSRAGTRRRVRLVTARASLDRAAVLLDAAVGTGYSQASYYTSLGLFVLSVPGLWSLIKRSVKSKIVQKTFVKEEGQPMAPSLVAGEILSFFTRNSFNVSDRGEVITFEGTMTPSRGQAALLTFCTCISLGSVGLVLSIAVPEGGNNWFWLMTLSPLAGAYYWTKASRTEEIKVKMVLADDGNVSEVLVRGDDVQVEQMRKELKFSEKGMIYVKGIFET; this is encoded by the exons ATGGAAGCCTGCACCTCCACGAGCAGCGTCATCCTCCCGctccgcgccgcgccgccgcgaTCAGCGGCGGCCGGCGCGGTCGCCTGCTACCGGAGCCGAGCGGGTACTAGAAGAAGGGTCCGGTTGGTAACGGCCCGCGCATCACTCGACCGCGCCGCCGTGCTCCTCGACGCCGCCGTCGGGACCGGGTACTCGCAGGCAAGCTACTACACGTCGCTGGGGCTCTTCGTGCTGTCAGTGCCTGGGCTCTGGTCGCTCATCAAACGCTCCGTCAAATCCAAG ATTGTGCAGAAGACGTTTGTTAAGGAGGAAGGGCAACCCATGGCGCCAAGCCTGGTGGCTGGGGAGATCCTGTCATTCTTCACGCGCAACAGTTTCAACGTCTCTGACCGTGGCGAGGTCATCAC CTTTGAGGGCACAATGACACCAAGCAGAGGACAAGCGGCACTGCTGACCTTCTGCACATGCATTAGCCTCGGGAGCGTTGGCCTTGTTCTGTCAATTGCAGTCCCAGAAGGTGGCAACAACTGGTTCTGGCTTATGACCTTGAGCCCCTTGGC GGGAGCGTACTACTGGACAAAAGCATCAAGGACGGAAGAGATCAAGGTCAAGATGGTCTTGGCAGATGACGGGAACGTATCCGAAGTTCTTGTGCGAGGAGATGATGTGCAGGTTGAGCAGATGAGGAAGGAGCTCAAATTCAGCGAGAAGGGAATGATATATGTGAAGGGAATATTTGAAACATGA